The following are from one region of the Ostrinia nubilalis chromosome 28, ilOstNubi1.1, whole genome shotgun sequence genome:
- the LOC135085424 gene encoding heart- and neural crest derivatives-expressed protein 2 isoform X2 encodes MSSYGSMSPSDEGFDRYEPAFYCQPSHLGSPMDGGVYWPATNGEGHEFEPQDTHYDNTHYISRNYSYEDMQMNGNEPYDTYPHPMHHAYATNGPALDCDMQPLPLRYERPAPSFVRVVKRRSTANKKERRRTQSINTAFSDLRECIPNVPPDTKLSKIKTLRLATSYISYLLKVLETDGEPAGGFRAELHHTPPRRRNADNVQNATAEKRGKGRTGWPQHVWALELKSEQNLQT; translated from the exons ATGTCAAGCTACGGCAGCATGTCTCCCTCGGACGAAGGGTTTGACCGCTACGAGCCTGCCTTCTACTGCCAGCCCTCGCACTTAG GCAGCCCGATGGACGGGGGAGTATATTGGCCGGCGACCAACGGAGAAGGCCACGAGTTCGAGCCCCAGGACACACATTATGACAACACGCATTACATCAGTAGGAATTACA GTTACGAAGACATGCAAATGAATGGAAACGAACCCTACGACACCTACCCACATCCCATGCATCATGCGTACGCCACGAATGGACCAG CCCTAGACTGCGATATGCAGCCTCTACCACTCCGCTACGAGCGTCCAGCGCCATCTTTTGTCCGCGTGGTCAAACGTCGCAGCACAGCCAATAAGAAAGAGCGCCGGCGCACCCAAAGCATCAACACTGCGTTCTCGGATCTACGGGAGTGTATACCGAATGTGCCGCCTGATACTAAGCTGTCCAAG ATCAAGACCCTCAGACTGGCCACCTCCTACATCTCGTATCTCCTGAAGGTGCTGGAGACGGATGGCGAGCCGGCGGGAGGGTTCAGAGCAGAGCTGCACCACACGCCTCCGAGGAGGAGGAATGCTGACAATGTACAG AACGCGACAGCTGAGAAGAGAGGGAAGGGCCGCACTGGGTGGCCGCAACACGTTTGGGCTCTAGAACTTAAGAGTGAACAGAACTTGCAAACATAG
- the LOC135085258 gene encoding uncharacterized protein LOC135085258 produces MKVFAALCLVFVAVQAFPRPDSEHFTYDNNNGQVSGEHSLTDVDGVTKTEGLPQNSPVIDPAPVAVPLDDVNDGDDDDVTTVTRTGSFQQSSSSSSTSTDADGNQIVSGTSDSLSGEVNGQSVNDHGKVSGNQVVNVNKSNSSLDGVNGVNTVKNYNLSGTDASAVDADGVTDHQVHVDIDRDV; encoded by the exons ATGAAAGTATTCGCCGCTCTGTGTTTG GTCTTCGTTGCCGTTCAGGCCTTCCCCCGACCAG ATTCGGAACATTTCACCTACGATAATAACAATGGACAAGTGTCCGGCGAAC ATTCGTTGACTGACGTCGATGGTGTCACCAAAACTGAAGGGCTTCCTCAAAACTCCCCCGTTATAGATCCAGCACCTGTTGCTGTTCCCCTTGATGACGTTAACGAtggcgatgatgatgatgtgacaACTGTCACAAGAACAGGCAGCTTCCAACAATCCAGCTCATCATCAAGCACTAGCACAGACGCTGATGGTAACCAAATCGTGTCAGGCACATCTGATTCCCTATCTGGCGAGGTTAACGGACAGTCTGTCAACGATCACGGAAAAGTGTCTGGAAACCAAGTGGTTAATGTGAACAAAAGCAACTCTTCTCTTGATGGCGTTAACGGTGTTAATACCGTTAAGAACTACAATTTGAGCGGGACAGACGCTAGTGCGGTCGACGCTGATGGAGTGACAGACCACCAAGTTCATGTTGACATTGACAGGGACGTGTGA
- the LOC135085424 gene encoding heart- and neural crest derivatives-expressed protein 2 isoform X1, with product MSSYGSMSPSDEGFDRYEPAFYCQPSHLGSPMDGGVYWPATNGEGHEFEPQDTHYDNTHYISRNYSYEDMQMNGNEPYDTYPHPMHHAYATNGPALDCDMQPLPLRYERPAPSFVRVVKRRSTANKKERRRTQSINTAFSDLRECIPNVPPDTKLSKPGSNKERKRNQSINTAFTDLRGRIPNVPADTKLSKIKTLRLATSYISYLLKVLETDGEPAGGFRAELHHTPPRRRNADNVQNATAEKRGKGRTGWPQHVWALELKSEQNLQT from the exons ATGTCAAGCTACGGCAGCATGTCTCCCTCGGACGAAGGGTTTGACCGCTACGAGCCTGCCTTCTACTGCCAGCCCTCGCACTTAG GCAGCCCGATGGACGGGGGAGTATATTGGCCGGCGACCAACGGAGAAGGCCACGAGTTCGAGCCCCAGGACACACATTATGACAACACGCATTACATCAGTAGGAATTACA GTTACGAAGACATGCAAATGAATGGAAACGAACCCTACGACACCTACCCACATCCCATGCATCATGCGTACGCCACGAATGGACCAG CCCTAGACTGCGATATGCAGCCTCTACCACTCCGCTACGAGCGTCCAGCGCCATCTTTTGTCCGCGTGGTCAAACGTCGCAGCACAGCCAATAAGAAAGAGCGCCGGCGCACCCAAAGCATCAACACTGCGTTCTCGGATCTACGGGAGTGTATACCGAATGTGCCGCCTGATACTAAGCTGTCCAAG CCGGGCTCGAATAAGGAGCGGAAACGAAACCAGAGCATCAACACCGCATTCACAGACCTGCGCGGGCGCATCCCGAACGTGCCGGCCGACACTAAGCTATCTAAG ATCAAGACCCTCAGACTGGCCACCTCCTACATCTCGTATCTCCTGAAGGTGCTGGAGACGGATGGCGAGCCGGCGGGAGGGTTCAGAGCAGAGCTGCACCACACGCCTCCGAGGAGGAGGAATGCTGACAATGTACAG AACGCGACAGCTGAGAAGAGAGGGAAGGGCCGCACTGGGTGGCCGCAACACGTTTGGGCTCTAGAACTTAAGAGTGAACAGAACTTGCAAACATAG